A genomic window from Streptococcus sanguinis includes:
- a CDS encoding polyprenyl synthetase family protein has product MTRNEKLEKIGLTIEDFYKSQQVSPDLSEVILYSVQAGGKRIRPLLLLELIQAFGLELTEAHYQVAAALEMIHTGSLIHDDLPAMDDDDYRRGRLTSHKKFGEDMAILAGDSLFLDPYGLLAKAELPSQVKVELISELSLAAGSFGMVAGQVLDMQGEGQAISLEDLKNIHANKTGKLLTYPFVAAGLIAEVEKSVQDKLRRIGELLGLAFQVRDDILDVTASFEELGKTPQKDLAAAKSTYPAFLGLDGAKNFFNQTLDEAVDILIDLEEKTEFSGGEIQKIIESLRLNG; this is encoded by the coding sequence ATGACAAGAAACGAGAAACTGGAAAAAATCGGTCTGACGATTGAAGATTTTTATAAATCTCAGCAAGTGTCGCCGGATTTATCAGAAGTTATTTTGTACTCTGTGCAGGCTGGCGGCAAGCGGATTCGACCCTTACTGCTATTAGAGTTGATTCAAGCTTTTGGCCTAGAGCTGACTGAGGCCCATTATCAGGTCGCAGCGGCTCTTGAGATGATTCACACTGGCAGCCTTATCCATGATGATTTGCCGGCTATGGATGATGACGACTATCGTCGCGGCCGCTTGACTAGCCATAAGAAGTTTGGAGAGGATATGGCTATTTTGGCGGGTGACTCTCTCTTTTTAGACCCCTATGGACTATTGGCAAAGGCTGAGCTGCCTAGTCAGGTCAAGGTGGAATTGATTTCTGAGTTGTCTCTGGCAGCAGGGAGCTTTGGTATGGTCGCAGGACAAGTTCTGGACATGCAAGGCGAAGGACAAGCAATTAGTTTAGAAGATTTAAAAAACATCCATGCCAATAAGACTGGAAAACTTCTAACGTATCCCTTTGTCGCAGCTGGTTTGATTGCTGAGGTCGAGAAGTCTGTTCAAGACAAGCTTCGTAGGATTGGAGAGCTCTTGGGGCTGGCCTTTCAAGTGCGGGATGATATTTTGGATGTGACAGCTAGTTTTGAAGAGCTGGGTAAAACCCCGCAGAAAGATTTAGCTGCGGCCAAGTCGACTTATCCAGCCTTTCTGGGTCTAGATGGAGCTAAGAACTTTTTCAATCAGACTCTTGATGAAGCTGTGGACATTCTGATAGACTTGGAAGAAAAGACAGAGTTTTCAGGCGGAGAAATTCAAAAGATAATAGAAAGTTTGAGATTGAATGGCTAA
- a CDS encoding TlyA family RNA methyltransferase, with the protein MAKERVDVLAYRQGLFETREQAKRGVMAGLVIAAVNGQRFDKPGEKIDTGTELRLKGEKLRYVSRGGLKLEKALQVFDISVTDRVTLDIGASTGGFTDVMLQHGAKLVYAVDVGTNQLAWKLRQDERVISMEQFNFRYAQRTDFEQEPSFASIDVSFISLSLILPALHEILARDGQVIALIKPQFEAGREQIGKKGIVKDKKVHLAVLEKVTAFMMEAGFSVRGLDFSPIQGGQGNVEFLAYLEKSTEPQALDSVMMTAVVEAAHKEFKDE; encoded by the coding sequence ATGGCTAAGGAAAGAGTAGATGTGCTGGCTTACAGACAAGGGCTCTTTGAGACCAGAGAGCAGGCTAAGCGTGGCGTCATGGCTGGGCTGGTTATTGCTGCGGTCAATGGCCAGCGCTTTGACAAGCCTGGTGAAAAGATTGACACAGGAACAGAGCTGCGCTTAAAAGGTGAGAAACTCAGATATGTCAGCCGAGGCGGGCTCAAGCTAGAAAAGGCTTTGCAAGTCTTTGATATTTCGGTCACTGACCGAGTGACCTTGGATATCGGAGCTTCGACCGGCGGTTTTACAGATGTCATGCTGCAGCACGGTGCTAAGCTGGTCTATGCAGTGGATGTGGGGACCAATCAGCTGGCCTGGAAGCTCAGACAGGACGAGCGGGTCATCAGCATGGAGCAGTTTAATTTTCGCTATGCCCAAAGGACTGACTTTGAGCAGGAGCCTAGCTTTGCCAGTATTGACGTCAGCTTTATATCGCTGAGTTTGATTTTGCCAGCTCTGCATGAGATTTTGGCTCGGGATGGCCAAGTGATCGCCTTGATCAAGCCTCAGTTTGAAGCAGGCCGCGAGCAGATTGGGAAAAAAGGGATTGTCAAGGATAAAAAGGTCCATTTGGCAGTTCTGGAAAAGGTGACAGCATTTATGATGGAGGCTGGCTTTTCTGTCAGGGGACTGGATTTTTCTCCCATTCAGGGAGGTCAGGGCAATGTAGAATTTCTGGCCTATTTAGAAAAGAGTACAGAACCGCAGGCTCTTGATTCAGTAATGATGACAGCTGTCGTAGAGGCTGCACACAAGGAATTTAAGGATGAATAA
- the recN gene encoding DNA repair protein RecN, with protein sequence MLLEISIKNFAIIEEISLNFEQGMTVLTGETGAGKSIIIDAMNMMLGSRATTDVIRHGAPKAEIEGLFSLENSRALREIFEEQGWELTDELIIRREILQNGRSVSRINGQMVNLSVLKAVGQHLVDIHGQHDQEELMRPQLHIAMLDEFGSADFLHLKGRYQETFDHYRSLRKQVLTLQKNQQEHKARIEMLEFQMAEIESAALKSGEDTALHQEQDRLLNHKLIADTLTNAYTMLDNEDFSSLTNVRSAMNDLESIEDYDPAYKELSGSLSETYYVLEDVSKRLEDILDGLDFDGDRLLQVEGRLDLINSITRKYGGQVDDVLDYFAQISKEYSLLTGSNLSSEDMDRELKALERELVELAQELSQARHGLAAKLEAEIKQELQHLYMEKARFKVQFSKGKFNREGNEQVEFYISANPGEDFKPLVKVASGGELSRLMLAIKSAFSRKEGKTSIVFDEVDTGVSGRVAQAIAQKIHKIGSNGQVLAISHLPQVIAIADYQFFIEKISDENSTVSTVRLLTADERVQEVAKMLAGEDVTEAALTQARELLKK encoded by the coding sequence ATGTTATTAGAAATTTCGATTAAAAATTTTGCCATTATTGAGGAGATTTCCCTTAATTTTGAACAAGGTATGACGGTTTTGACCGGGGAAACCGGAGCCGGCAAGTCTATTATTATTGATGCGATGAACATGATGCTGGGCAGCCGTGCTACGACGGATGTTATTCGTCATGGGGCACCCAAAGCTGAGATAGAGGGACTTTTTTCGCTGGAAAATAGCAGAGCTTTGCGAGAGATTTTTGAGGAGCAAGGCTGGGAGCTGACCGATGAGCTGATTATCCGTCGGGAAATTCTGCAAAACGGCCGCAGTGTTAGCCGTATCAATGGCCAGATGGTTAATCTGTCTGTTCTAAAGGCTGTCGGCCAGCACTTGGTGGATATCCATGGTCAGCATGATCAGGAAGAGCTGATGAGACCCCAGCTTCATATCGCCATGCTAGATGAGTTTGGCTCAGCAGACTTTTTGCATCTCAAAGGCCGCTATCAGGAAACCTTTGACCACTATCGAAGCCTGCGCAAGCAAGTCCTGACTTTGCAGAAAAATCAGCAGGAGCATAAGGCCAGAATTGAGATGCTGGAGTTTCAGATGGCGGAGATTGAGAGTGCAGCCCTCAAAAGTGGTGAAGATACTGCCCTGCATCAGGAGCAGGATCGCTTGCTCAACCACAAGCTCATTGCCGATACGCTGACCAACGCCTATACCATGCTAGATAATGAAGATTTTTCCAGTCTGACCAATGTCCGCTCAGCTATGAATGACCTTGAGTCTATCGAGGATTACGATCCAGCCTACAAGGAGCTTTCAGGCAGCTTGTCAGAGACATATTATGTCTTAGAAGATGTCAGCAAGCGCCTAGAGGACATTTTAGATGGACTGGATTTTGACGGAGATCGGCTGCTACAGGTGGAGGGTCGTCTGGATTTGATTAATAGCATCACGCGTAAATACGGCGGCCAAGTAGATGATGTGCTGGATTACTTTGCTCAGATTTCCAAAGAATACAGCCTTTTAACTGGAAGTAACTTGTCCTCAGAGGATATGGACCGAGAGCTGAAGGCCTTGGAAAGAGAGCTGGTAGAGCTGGCCCAGGAGCTGAGTCAGGCTCGTCACGGCCTAGCAGCCAAGCTGGAAGCGGAAATCAAGCAAGAGCTGCAACACCTCTACATGGAAAAGGCGCGCTTTAAAGTGCAGTTCAGTAAGGGCAAGTTCAACCGTGAAGGCAATGAACAAGTAGAGTTTTACATCTCAGCCAATCCGGGTGAGGATTTCAAACCTCTGGTAAAGGTTGCGTCTGGCGGGGAACTTTCCCGTCTCATGTTGGCTATCAAGTCTGCCTTTTCTCGTAAGGAAGGCAAGACCAGCATTGTCTTTGACGAAGTGGATACGGGCGTTTCTGGCCGAGTGGCCCAGGCTATTGCTCAGAAGATTCACAAGATTGGCTCTAACGGGCAAGTCTTGGCTATTTCCCATCTACCTCAGGTCATTGCGATTGCCGATTATCAGTTCTTTATTGAGAAGATTTCGGATGAGAATTCGACCGTCTCAACGGTTCGGCTTCTGACGGCTGACGAGCGTGTTCAGGAAGTCGCTAAGATGCTGGCTGGCGAAGATGTGACGGAGGCTGCTTTGACTCAGGCCAGAGAGTTATTAAAAAAATAA
- a CDS encoding arginine repressor, producing MNKKDRLEKIRRFVSDYDIGTQEEIVEHLRESGITATQATVSRDIKELGIVKIPLKDNTYIYELPKTMTSSLGLAENNILSCQVLGNMINLSLVPGSTALVKRHLRNEFAEDIFSILADNDSILMVMMTEEAAARIATIIHHW from the coding sequence ATGAATAAGAAGGATAGATTAGAAAAGATTAGACGCTTTGTCAGTGACTATGACATTGGCACACAGGAGGAAATTGTAGAACATCTCAGGGAGTCTGGGATTACAGCGACCCAGGCTACGGTCTCTAGGGATATCAAGGAACTGGGCATTGTCAAGATACCGCTCAAGGATAACACTTATATCTACGAGCTGCCTAAGACCATGACTAGCAGTCTGGGCTTGGCTGAAAATAATATCCTGTCCTGTCAGGTTTTGGGAAACATGATCAATCTCAGTCTGGTACCGGGGAGCACAGCACTGGTCAAGCGTCATCTTAGAAATGAATTTGCTGAGGATATTTTCAGTATCTTGGCAGACAACGACAGTATTTTGATGGTTATGATGACAGAGGAAGCAGCTGCAAGGATTGCAACCATCATTCACCATTGGTAG
- a CDS encoding initiator RepB protein, with protein sequence MDEGDESVDFFLGFKSAGFLLWKPSFFLAFQGIFRLCNRFFMQFFVIIKVTEKLEKKGKGHARVFVGFDLDQVSEDEV encoded by the coding sequence GTGGATGAAGGAGATGAGTCAGTAGACTTTTTCTTGGGTTTTAAGTCAGCTGGGTTTCTTTTGTGGAAGCCCAGTTTTTTTCTTGCTTTTCAGGGTATTTTTAGACTTTGTAATCGGTTTTTTATGCAGTTTTTTGTTATAATAAAAGTTACGGAAAAACTAGAAAAGAAAGGGAAAGGACATGCCAGAGTATTTGTCGGTTTCGACCTTGACCAAGTATCTGAAGATGAAGTTTGA
- a CDS encoding exodeoxyribonuclease VII large subunit, with amino-acid sequence MPEYLSVSTLTKYLKMKFERDPYLERVYLTGQVSNFRRRPNHQYFSLKDEKAVIQVTIWSGVYQKLGFELEEGMKINVIGRVQLYEPSGSYSIIVEKAEPDGIGALAIQFEQLKKKLGEEGLFQDKFKQALPQFPKKIGVVTSLSGAVIRDIITTVSRRFPGVEIVLYPTKVQGDGAAAQIADHIRLANERSDLDVLIIGRGGGSIEDLWAFNEEETVRAIFESRIPVISSVGHETDTTLADFVADRRAATPTAAAELATPVTKLDLLGHLQQQENRMSRAISNRLSYYRERLNKLTQSVIFRQPERLYDGHLQKLDQLNLRLKQKIREYYSEEQQRVKILQHRLEALNPLSRVQRLQEQTAQLERLLRSNMAVIYDNKVAQVRRLSEALLMLDTSRIVARGYAIVQKNQKVVESSAGIEEKDELTLFMRDGQLEVEVKHVQRKEI; translated from the coding sequence ATGCCAGAGTATTTGTCGGTTTCGACCTTGACCAAGTATCTGAAGATGAAGTTTGAGCGGGATCCTTATTTGGAGCGGGTCTATCTGACTGGCCAGGTGTCCAATTTCCGCCGGCGCCCCAATCATCAGTATTTCTCATTGAAAGATGAAAAGGCCGTCATTCAGGTTACGATTTGGTCTGGTGTCTACCAGAAGTTGGGTTTTGAGCTGGAAGAAGGCATGAAAATCAATGTCATTGGCCGGGTGCAGCTCTATGAGCCGAGCGGTTCTTATTCTATCATCGTTGAAAAAGCGGAGCCAGATGGTATCGGTGCCTTGGCTATCCAGTTTGAACAGCTCAAGAAAAAACTGGGAGAAGAAGGGCTTTTTCAAGATAAATTCAAGCAAGCCTTGCCCCAGTTTCCTAAGAAAATCGGTGTTGTAACCAGTCTCAGCGGAGCGGTCATCCGGGATATTATCACGACGGTCAGCCGTCGCTTTCCGGGAGTGGAGATTGTCCTTTATCCGACAAAAGTGCAGGGAGATGGGGCTGCAGCTCAGATTGCTGACCACATCAGACTGGCCAATGAGCGGTCGGATTTGGATGTGCTGATTATTGGTCGAGGTGGCGGTTCTATCGAAGATCTCTGGGCTTTCAACGAAGAGGAAACAGTTCGGGCTATTTTTGAGTCTCGGATTCCTGTTATTTCTAGTGTCGGCCATGAGACAGATACGACTTTGGCGGACTTTGTGGCAGATCGCAGGGCTGCGACTCCTACGGCTGCAGCTGAGTTAGCAACACCAGTCACCAAGCTGGATCTTCTGGGACATTTGCAGCAGCAGGAAAACCGCATGTCACGAGCGATTTCCAATCGCCTGAGCTATTATCGAGAGCGACTGAATAAACTGACCCAGTCGGTTATCTTCCGGCAGCCAGAGCGGCTCTATGATGGTCATCTGCAGAAATTAGACCAGCTCAACCTGCGACTCAAGCAAAAAATTCGCGAATATTATAGTGAAGAGCAACAGCGGGTCAAAATCTTGCAGCATCGTTTGGAGGCATTGAATCCGCTCAGTCGTGTTCAGCGTCTTCAGGAGCAGACTGCCCAGCTGGAGCGCTTGCTGCGCAGCAACATGGCGGTCATTTATGATAACAAGGTGGCTCAAGTCAGGAGATTATCCGAGGCCTTGCTTATGCTGGATACCAGTCGAATCGTGGCGCGTGGCTATGCTATTGTCCAAAAGAATCAAAAGGTTGTCGAGTCAAGTGCAGGTATTGAAGAAAAAGATGAACTGACCCTGTTTATGCGGGATGGGCAGTTGGAAGTAGAGGTAAAACATGTCCAAAGAAAAGAAATTTGA
- a CDS encoding exodeoxyribonuclease VII small subunit → MSKEKKFEENLADLEVIVQKLENGDVALEEAIAEFQKGMKLSKELQASLDKAEKTLVKVMQADGTETEME, encoded by the coding sequence ATGTCCAAAGAAAAGAAATTTGAAGAAAACTTAGCAGACTTGGAAGTCATTGTCCAAAAGCTGGAAAATGGTGATGTAGCGCTAGAAGAGGCGATTGCGGAATTCCAAAAAGGGATGAAGCTTTCAAAGGAGCTCCAGGCTAGTCTGGACAAGGCAGAAAAGACCTTAGTTAAGGTCATGCAGGCAGACGGCACAGAAACGGAAATGGAATGA